The Paenibacillus sp. RUD330 genome has a segment encoding these proteins:
- a CDS encoding histidine kinase dimerization/phospho-acceptor domain-containing protein gives MLLILTILSVAAAALLLARLLLTRRELGRMTEQLRRYNERTTGKKLDAALFDRKLEDLAGQINRQSDLIVEAEALRRRTENELRQAVANVSHDIRTPLTSIMGYIQLLEADSITPEEKLEYVAIVKNRTKRLQALLNDFFELSVVESTDYHLASERLGMTALLSDILVGFYDRFSERGIMPNLMLPDEEILVYADGQAVRRVVENLLVNTIKHADGRVDVFFERRGEQAELRIVNEAKELSGSDLSLLFDRFYTLDRTRSSQGSGLGLSIAKSLMVKMNGSLAAEMDGDSLTMTCRWTL, from the coding sequence ATGCTGCTGATTCTAACGATACTGTCCGTTGCAGCGGCGGCTCTCCTGCTTGCCCGTCTGCTCCTGACGAGGCGGGAGCTGGGACGGATGACAGAGCAGCTGCGACGCTACAACGAGCGGACAACCGGCAAAAAGCTCGATGCCGCTCTGTTCGACCGAAAGCTCGAAGACCTTGCCGGGCAGATCAACCGCCAGTCGGATCTCATCGTGGAAGCGGAGGCTCTGAGAAGACGAACCGAGAATGAGCTCAGGCAAGCGGTAGCGAACGTTTCCCATGATATCCGCACTCCTCTGACCTCCATCATGGGCTACATTCAGCTGCTGGAAGCGGACTCGATCACTCCCGAAGAGAAGCTGGAGTACGTCGCCATCGTGAAAAACCGGACGAAAAGGCTGCAGGCGCTGCTGAACGATTTCTTCGAGCTGTCCGTCGTCGAATCCACGGATTATCATCTTGCATCGGAGCGGCTCGGGATGACCGCGCTCCTGTCCGACATCCTGGTCGGGTTCTACGACCGGTTCAGCGAACGCGGCATCATGCCGAACCTGATGCTTCCGGATGAAGAAATCCTTGTATATGCCGACGGGCAAGCCGTGCGCAGGGTCGTGGAGAATCTGCTCGTCAATACGATCAAGCATGCGGACGGACGGGTCGACGTCTTCTTCGAGCGGCGCGGGGAGCAAGCCGAGCTGCGAATCGTCAATGAAGCCAAGGAATTATCCGGCAGCGATTTGAGCCTTCTATTCGACCGCTTCTATACGCTTGACCGCACCCGATCCTCCCAAGGATCGGGGCTTGGCCTTTCCATCGCCAAAAGCTTGATGGTGAAGATGAACGGCTCGCTTGCCGCGGAAATGGACGGCGACAGCTTGACGATGACTTGCCGCTGGACGCTCTGA
- a CDS encoding ABC transporter permease translates to MYNLIRAELFKLRKDRSFRMLMLLLACASLGYPLLYYFDSVGEPQRTGADFLVQFISGNGFIIKFGVAILAGFFIANEYSTGVMKTIASSGNDRWKLFAAKLAGFLAGAMALSLVFPVASTIEASILSGFGHLPEGTSALYIPRALGLTMLYAAGYAALGALFTAILTDSGKTIGFSIIFFVMIDSVLVGLGTRIPFLATVYDYSIFKRIGDIGAPRIDSGELPAMVLVPVLTIVASGLLGIAVYRRKEIK, encoded by the coding sequence ATGTATAATCTTATCCGTGCCGAGCTCTTCAAGCTCCGCAAGGACCGTTCGTTCCGGATGCTGATGCTTCTGCTCGCCTGCGCTTCGCTGGGCTATCCGCTCCTGTACTATTTCGACAGCGTCGGAGAGCCGCAGAGAACGGGCGCCGATTTTCTGGTCCAGTTCATCTCGGGAAACGGATTCATCATTAAATTCGGAGTCGCGATCCTGGCCGGATTTTTCATCGCCAACGAATATTCGACCGGTGTCATGAAGACGATCGCCTCGTCGGGCAACGACAGATGGAAGCTGTTCGCAGCCAAGCTGGCCGGCTTCCTGGCCGGAGCCATGGCTCTCTCCCTCGTCTTTCCGGTCGCAAGCACGATTGAAGCTTCGATTCTATCCGGCTTCGGCCATCTCCCGGAGGGAACCTCGGCTCTCTACATCCCGAGGGCGCTCGGACTTACGATGCTGTATGCGGCCGGATACGCTGCTCTCGGGGCTCTATTCACCGCCATCCTGACCGATAGCGGCAAGACGATCGGCTTCAGCATCATTTTTTTCGTGATGATCGATTCCGTTCTGGTCGGCTTGGGCACACGCATTCCTTTCCTGGCTACCGTGTATGACTATTCCATCTTCAAGCGGATCGGCGATATCGGCGCTCCCCGCATCGACAGCGGCGAGCTGCCCGCTATGGTGCTTGTGCCCGTGCTGACGATTGTCGCATCGGGACTGCTCGGCATTGCCGTCTATCGCAGAAAAGAAATCAAATAA